Proteins encoded in a region of the Streptomyces sp. NBC_00258 genome:
- a CDS encoding universal stress protein, translated as MSVVLGYDESPGAARALRVAIEVSAAFDEPLVLVYGAAAPGTLGEEYGAHREAVREAGRVALDHAVRVADEADVRTTVEIIDQKPAQALIDAASRHGARFIVVGSWGESPMRGALLGSTPHKLLHLSSVPVLCVPTEQ; from the coding sequence ATGTCGGTTGTCCTCGGATACGACGAGTCGCCGGGCGCGGCACGCGCACTGCGCGTCGCGATCGAGGTGTCCGCCGCGTTCGACGAGCCGCTCGTGCTGGTCTACGGCGCCGCGGCTCCGGGAACCCTGGGTGAGGAGTACGGGGCTCACCGCGAGGCCGTCCGCGAGGCCGGACGCGTGGCACTCGACCACGCCGTCCGGGTGGCCGACGAGGCCGACGTACGGACGACCGTCGAAATCATCGACCAGAAGCCGGCCCAGGCGCTGATCGACGCCGCGTCACGCCACGGGGCGAGGTTCATCGTGGTGGGCAGCTGGGGAGAGAGCCCGATGCGCGGGGCGCTGCTGGGCTCGACTCCCCACAAGCTGCTTCACCTGTCGAGCGTCCCGGTGCTCTGCGTGCCGACCGAACAGTGA
- a CDS encoding APC family permease gives MANDTADAPPPVGLKANAIGFVDALVIGLNSTSPAYSLAAVIGPIVALVGIYAPGVMVASFVPMLLIASAFYYLNKVDQDCGTTFSWVTRAMGPWAGWLGGWAIAMTGVLVVGSLADVAVSFALLAFGLDSWVDNDFVRQLLAVLLILVMTAVCVVGTEVSAKVQNVLILAQVACLIAFVVVALYRVYAGTSTFDSINPSFEWLDPFGAGGASLTGALLLGVFIYWGWESAVNLTEEVEDSATAPGKAGVWSTVVLLVTYLSVGFAVVAYAGTTFLAENADEEEFIFALLATEVMGGWDWVVLLAVSTSALASTQTTIIPASRTALSMARRHALPEHFAHIHPRFRTPDVSTWWVAGIAIVWYVVVNQISTNALFDSLTALSLLIAFYYALTGVACAVYYRRHLTESVRYFVLIGLGPLVGAGLLAWLLVESVSDMADPENSYSGVSWFGLGPPLVIGIGIALVGLVLMVVRRLMSPVFWSERPGVADADLVHGKES, from the coding sequence ATGGCCAACGACACTGCGGACGCGCCCCCACCTGTCGGATTGAAGGCCAACGCGATCGGCTTCGTCGACGCGCTCGTCATCGGTCTCAACTCCACCTCCCCGGCGTACTCGTTGGCGGCGGTCATCGGTCCGATCGTGGCGCTGGTGGGCATCTACGCCCCGGGGGTGATGGTCGCGTCGTTCGTGCCGATGCTGTTGATCGCATCGGCGTTCTACTACCTCAACAAGGTCGACCAGGACTGTGGCACGACCTTCTCGTGGGTCACCCGGGCCATGGGGCCGTGGGCCGGCTGGCTCGGTGGATGGGCCATCGCGATGACCGGAGTTCTGGTGGTCGGGTCGCTTGCGGACGTAGCCGTCAGCTTCGCGCTGCTCGCGTTCGGCCTCGACAGCTGGGTCGACAACGACTTCGTACGCCAGTTGCTCGCGGTGCTGCTCATCCTCGTGATGACAGCCGTGTGCGTCGTAGGCACCGAGGTGTCGGCCAAGGTGCAGAACGTCCTCATCCTGGCGCAGGTCGCCTGTCTGATCGCCTTCGTCGTGGTGGCGCTCTACCGGGTCTACGCGGGCACCAGCACCTTCGACTCCATCAACCCCTCCTTCGAGTGGCTGGATCCGTTCGGGGCCGGCGGCGCGTCACTGACCGGAGCCCTGCTGCTGGGGGTGTTCATTTACTGGGGCTGGGAATCGGCGGTCAATCTCACCGAGGAGGTCGAGGACTCCGCCACCGCTCCCGGCAAGGCGGGCGTCTGGTCGACGGTCGTACTGCTGGTGACCTACCTGTCGGTCGGCTTCGCGGTCGTGGCCTACGCCGGCACGACCTTCCTCGCCGAGAACGCCGACGAGGAGGAGTTCATCTTCGCCCTGCTGGCAACCGAGGTGATGGGCGGCTGGGACTGGGTCGTGCTGCTGGCGGTGTCGACGTCCGCGCTGGCATCGACACAGACGACGATCATCCCGGCGTCGCGCACGGCGCTGTCCATGGCGCGCCGTCACGCGCTGCCCGAGCACTTCGCACACATCCACCCACGGTTCCGTACGCCCGACGTCAGTACCTGGTGGGTCGCCGGCATCGCCATCGTCTGGTACGTCGTCGTCAACCAGATCAGCACCAACGCCCTCTTCGACTCGCTCACCGCGCTGTCGTTGCTGATCGCGTTCTACTACGCGCTCACGGGTGTCGCCTGTGCGGTCTACTACCGCCGCCATCTGACCGAGAGCGTGCGCTACTTCGTACTCATCGGCCTGGGACCGCTGGTCGGTGCCGGGCTGTTGGCGTGGCTGCTGGTGGAATCGGTCTCGGACATGGCCGACCCCGAGAACTCCTACAGCGGTGTCTCGTGGTTCGGGCTCGGTCCCCCGCTCGTCATCGGCATCGGGATCGCCCTCGTGGGTCTGGTGCTCATGGTCGTACGGCGGCTGATGTCGCCGGTCTTCTGGTCGGAACGCCCTGGTGTGGCCGACGCCGATCTCGTCCACGGCAAGGAGTCCTGA
- a CDS encoding DUF2975 domain-containing protein — protein MHRLFIAALRAGIAAAILFGLFGQIVVIPTTAADEVDRFPPYAPFATPYVMVAIVGVVCVQVALVAVWMLLAMVRRGAIFSPLAFRWVDIVIGSSVVATLLAIGVAGHLFVADIPSPDDGMEELSALGAAIISVGVGAAFAMLTVIMRSLLRKATDLQTEIAAVV, from the coding sequence ATGCATCGTCTCTTCATAGCCGCGCTCCGCGCCGGCATCGCCGCAGCGATCCTGTTCGGTCTCTTCGGCCAGATCGTAGTCATTCCGACGACCGCGGCGGACGAGGTCGACCGTTTCCCTCCCTACGCACCGTTCGCCACGCCGTATGTGATGGTGGCGATCGTCGGCGTCGTCTGTGTCCAGGTCGCCCTCGTCGCGGTGTGGATGCTGCTCGCCATGGTCCGACGCGGCGCGATCTTCTCGCCGCTGGCCTTCCGGTGGGTCGACATCGTCATCGGATCCTCCGTCGTGGCGACGCTGCTGGCGATCGGGGTCGCCGGGCATCTCTTCGTGGCCGACATCCCGTCTCCCGACGACGGTATGGAGGAACTCAGCGCTCTGGGCGCCGCGATCATCAGCGTCGGCGTGGGAGCGGCGTTCGCGATGCTCACCGTCATCATGCGAAGCCTCTTGCGCAAGGCGACGGATCTGCAGACCGAGATCGCCGCGGTCGTCTGA
- a CDS encoding saccharopine dehydrogenase family protein, producing MRVLLVGAGGVGTAITRIAARRSFYEHMVVADYDPARAESAVAALGEDEHRFTAVRLDASDTAGVLAALVEHRCDVLLNATDPRFVLPLFDAALTHGAHYLDMAMSLSRPHPTHPYQECGVKLGDEQFARSAEWEAADRLALVGMGVEPGMSDVFARYAADVLFDEIEEIGIRDGANLVVDGYDFAPSFSIWTTIEECLNPPVVYEAERGWFTTPPFSEPEVFDFPEGIGPVECVNVEHEEVLLVPRWLKARRVTFKYGLGDEFIGVLQTLHKLGLDRTDPVTVNGGTGTGTGKVSVSPRDVVAACLPDPAGLGDRMHGKTCAGTWVKGTKDGRPREVYLYHVVDNQWSMREYGSQAVVWQTAINPVAALELIASGAWHGSGVLGPEALPPRPFLDLLTEYGSPWGMREDTPLHGDGTDGPAL from the coding sequence ATGCGAGTTCTCTTGGTCGGAGCGGGAGGCGTCGGGACCGCGATCACGAGGATCGCGGCCCGGCGTTCCTTCTACGAGCACATGGTCGTCGCCGACTACGACCCGGCGCGGGCGGAGTCCGCCGTCGCGGCGCTCGGGGAGGACGAGCACAGGTTCACGGCGGTGCGACTCGACGCCTCGGACACGGCCGGTGTGCTGGCCGCCCTCGTCGAGCACCGCTGTGATGTCCTGCTCAATGCCACCGACCCCCGTTTCGTACTGCCGCTGTTCGACGCCGCCCTCACTCATGGCGCCCACTACCTGGACATGGCGATGTCCCTGTCCCGGCCGCACCCGACCCACCCCTACCAGGAGTGCGGCGTCAAACTGGGAGACGAGCAGTTCGCACGGTCCGCCGAGTGGGAGGCGGCGGACCGGCTCGCGCTGGTCGGCATGGGTGTGGAGCCGGGCATGTCGGACGTCTTCGCCCGTTACGCCGCCGACGTCCTCTTCGACGAGATCGAGGAGATCGGCATCCGTGACGGCGCCAACCTGGTCGTGGACGGCTACGACTTCGCCCCGTCCTTCAGTATCTGGACGACCATCGAGGAATGCCTCAACCCACCGGTCGTCTACGAAGCGGAGCGGGGCTGGTTCACCACGCCGCCCTTCAGCGAGCCGGAGGTCTTCGACTTCCCGGAGGGCATCGGGCCGGTGGAGTGCGTCAACGTCGAGCACGAGGAAGTGCTGCTGGTCCCCCGGTGGTTGAAAGCCCGGCGGGTCACCTTCAAGTACGGTCTCGGCGACGAGTTCATCGGCGTCCTCCAGACCCTGCACAAGCTGGGCCTGGACCGCACCGACCCGGTCACCGTGAACGGCGGCACCGGCACCGGAACGGGCAAGGTCTCCGTCTCCCCGCGGGACGTGGTCGCCGCCTGCCTGCCCGACCCGGCCGGCCTCGGGGACCGCATGCACGGCAAGACGTGCGCGGGTACGTGGGTCAAGGGCACCAAGGACGGCCGCCCGCGGGAGGTCTACCTCTACCACGTCGTCGACAACCAGTGGTCGATGCGGGAGTACGGCTCCCAGGCCGTGGTCTGGCAGACCGCGATCAACCCCGTGGCCGCTCTCGAACTCATCGCGTCGGGAGCCTGGCACGGCAGCGGAGTGCTCGGTCCCGAGGCACTGCCGCCCCGGCCGTTCCTCGACCTGCTGACGGAGTACGGGTCACCGTGGGGCATGCGCGAGGACACGCCCCTACACGGAGACGGGACCGACGGCCCCGCCCTCTGA
- a CDS encoding ArsR/SmtB family transcription factor, which produces MVVRQDSTDRADRIFHALADATRREIVALTLTGEHSVSDLARRFPMSFAAVQKHVAVLEQAGLVTKERQGREQRVRGNADSLREAHRLLDQLADVWRGRIDRIGTILADPDPDPDPDPHPRDGKEHSHDRDRRSEEP; this is translated from the coding sequence ATGGTTGTACGTCAGGATTCCACCGATCGAGCCGATCGCATCTTTCATGCCTTGGCCGATGCGACGCGGCGCGAGATCGTGGCTCTCACCCTGACCGGTGAGCACTCGGTCTCGGACCTCGCCCGGCGGTTCCCGATGAGTTTCGCGGCCGTGCAGAAGCATGTGGCGGTCCTGGAACAGGCTGGGCTGGTCACCAAGGAGCGGCAGGGCCGGGAGCAGCGAGTGCGCGGCAACGCGGACTCCCTGCGGGAGGCTCATCGGCTGCTGGACCAGCTGGCAGATGTGTGGCGTGGACGGATCGACCGGATCGGCACGATCCTTGCCGATCCCGATCCCGATCCCGATCCCGATCCTCACCCCCGAGACGGCAAGGAGCACTCTCATGACCGTGATCGACGTTCAGAAGAACCCTGA
- a CDS encoding amidohydrolase, with product MPTDVHQHIWPPDFIELLRSRTTPPHLDGWTLHADSEPPYEVDPADHDITARTRLAAADGLGLALVSLSSPLGIEYLPPAEAGPLLAAFHDGALALPAPFGVWASPCLSAPDPEAVERELRRGCAGLQLPATALLDAAGWARSAPFLDVLTRHGKPLFIHPGAVRPTADAPPWWPALVPYVHQMHASWFAFRAFGRARHPRLRVCFAALAGLAPLHGERLAIRGGGRGQVDFDAFYETSSYGTRAVDAVVRAVGIDVVVGGSDRPYAPPVIPDLGAAAAVHALRTTNPARLLHGRT from the coding sequence GTGCCCACCGACGTCCACCAGCACATCTGGCCACCCGACTTCATCGAGTTGCTGCGCTCCCGCACCACACCGCCGCACCTCGACGGCTGGACCCTGCACGCGGACAGCGAACCGCCCTACGAGGTCGACCCGGCCGACCACGACATCACGGCCCGTACGCGTCTTGCCGCCGCCGACGGTCTCGGCCTCGCCCTGGTGTCCCTGTCCAGCCCTCTCGGCATCGAGTACCTGCCGCCCGCCGAGGCCGGCCCGCTGCTGGCGGCGTTCCACGACGGCGCCCTCGCGCTGCCGGCCCCCTTCGGAGTCTGGGCTTCTCCCTGTCTGTCGGCGCCGGACCCCGAAGCCGTCGAACGTGAACTCCGGCGCGGCTGCGCGGGCCTTCAACTGCCCGCCACAGCCCTGCTCGACGCGGCCGGGTGGGCCAGGAGCGCCCCCTTCCTCGACGTCCTCACCCGCCACGGCAAACCCCTCTTCATCCACCCGGGCGCGGTCCGGCCCACCGCCGACGCCCCGCCTTGGTGGCCCGCCCTGGTTCCGTACGTGCACCAGATGCACGCGTCCTGGTTCGCCTTCCGCGCCTTCGGCCGTGCCCGCCACCCCCGCCTGCGCGTCTGCTTCGCCGCGCTCGCGGGCCTGGCCCCACTGCACGGCGAACGGCTCGCGATCCGCGGCGGCGGGCGGGGCCAGGTCGACTTCGACGCGTTCTACGAGACCTCCTCCTACGGAACTCGCGCCGTGGACGCGGTAGTTCGTGCCGTCGGCATCGACGTGGTCGTCGGTGGCAGCGACCGCCCGTACGCACCCCCGGTCATCCCCGACCTCGGCGCGGCCGCCGCCGTCCACGCCCTGCGCACCACCAACCCCGCCCGCCTCCTGCACGGCCGCACCTGA
- a CDS encoding cysteine dioxygenase: MTYESLPDRTLDKRELQALVDDLAARPDLWREQVAFSDEQRHYASLYRDEYVDVWLLCWTRQNDTGWHDHDISSGAVGIVQGALHESNPRIGGSHLSVTVGTGESFCFGPEHIHRLTGATDDAVSIHAYSPPLWRLGQYDITEDGLMRRLSVSYADELRPLDTPAA; the protein is encoded by the coding sequence ATGACGTACGAGTCCCTGCCCGACCGCACCCTCGACAAGCGCGAACTCCAAGCCCTCGTCGACGACCTCGCCGCCCGCCCAGACCTCTGGCGCGAACAGGTTGCCTTCTCCGACGAACAGCGGCACTACGCGTCCTTGTACCGAGACGAATACGTCGACGTCTGGCTACTCTGCTGGACCCGGCAGAACGACACCGGCTGGCACGACCACGACATCTCCTCCGGCGCCGTCGGCATCGTCCAGGGCGCGCTCCACGAGTCCAACCCACGCATCGGCGGCAGCCACCTGTCCGTCACCGTCGGCACCGGCGAGTCCTTCTGCTTCGGCCCCGAGCACATCCACCGGCTCACCGGAGCCACCGACGACGCGGTCTCGATCCATGCCTACTCGCCACCGCTGTGGCGCCTGGGCCAGTACGACATCACCGAGGACGGCCTGATGCGCCGCCTCTCCGTCTCGTACGCGGACGAACTGCGCCCCCTGGACACCCCGGCGGCCTGA
- a CDS encoding HEAT repeat domain-containing protein encodes MTTHDEHPSAGPAENGGLPDPRSVIEDTDWAALDHAYGPAHDTPLRLCQLLDEDPEVQAGALGTLDMSVLHQESLYSATPPAALYVAAILDDPRTLAQHENYFPWDDRPRPLRAALLEWLGQIADSAAYGETTGADDGNAPGVSDAVRAVRGTLHTAVSAHLSAPDPTVRAAALAAASALLQAPELAGRITGTARHLRRLLTESTDRRERAATVLTIGSWGEDTTGWLADPDPAVRACAALAPGCIGNGRATQVILHALLEPAAVDAWFREPTTADPWVEDPLPQIDGRLRYALLSAAVERANDFDELLPVAMASVPFCSNLTVADDWGPLLAAAFPTGYSQDADLMPAQHRYLGALADRDVCWRYTHIIASWLRDVGLPTDRDAIEVLLGRAR; translated from the coding sequence GTGACGACCCATGATGAGCACCCGAGCGCCGGGCCGGCCGAGAACGGTGGCCTGCCTGATCCGCGTTCCGTGATCGAGGACACCGACTGGGCCGCGCTGGACCATGCCTACGGGCCGGCGCACGACACGCCGCTTCGCCTGTGTCAGCTCCTGGACGAGGATCCGGAGGTCCAGGCCGGTGCGTTGGGAACGCTGGACATGTCCGTCCTGCACCAGGAGTCCTTGTACAGTGCGACGCCGCCGGCCGCGCTGTACGTGGCAGCGATTCTGGACGACCCCCGCACCCTGGCCCAGCACGAGAACTACTTTCCCTGGGACGACCGTCCTCGGCCGTTGCGGGCCGCCCTGCTGGAATGGCTGGGCCAGATCGCGGACTCGGCCGCCTACGGTGAGACGACCGGTGCGGACGACGGCAACGCCCCGGGAGTGTCCGACGCCGTCCGGGCCGTCCGCGGCACGCTCCACACCGCCGTCTCCGCACACTTGTCGGCCCCGGACCCCACCGTCCGAGCGGCCGCCCTCGCCGCCGCGTCCGCACTCCTCCAGGCGCCCGAGCTGGCCGGGCGCATCACCGGAACCGCCCGGCACCTTCGCCGGCTGCTCACCGAGAGCACCGACCGGCGTGAACGCGCCGCCACCGTGCTGACCATCGGTTCCTGGGGCGAGGACACCACCGGCTGGCTCGCCGACCCCGACCCCGCCGTCCGCGCCTGCGCGGCCCTGGCACCCGGCTGTATCGGCAACGGCCGGGCGACGCAGGTGATCCTCCATGCCCTGCTCGAACCCGCCGCCGTCGACGCCTGGTTCCGGGAACCCACAACCGCCGACCCATGGGTCGAGGACCCACTCCCGCAGATCGACGGACGCCTGCGGTACGCCCTGCTGTCCGCGGCAGTCGAACGCGCCAACGACTTCGACGAACTGCTCCCGGTCGCCATGGCCTCCGTGCCGTTCTGCAGCAACCTCACTGTCGCCGACGACTGGGGCCCGCTGCTCGCCGCGGCATTCCCGACCGGCTACAGCCAGGATGCCGACCTCATGCCGGCCCAGCACCGCTATCTCGGTGCGCTCGCCGACCGGGATGTGTGCTGGCGATACACCCACATCATCGCGTCCTGGCTGCGGGACGTCGGCCTTCCCACGGACCGGGATGCCATCGAGGTGCTGCTGGGGCGGGCCCGCTGA
- a CDS encoding SRPBCC family protein — protein sequence MTVIDVQKNPEALALTITARFDASPARVWQVWQDPRQLERWWGPPTYPATVVDHDLSPGGAVTYFMTGPEGDKHYGWWRVLTVDSPNRLEFEDGFADDAGRPNPDMPTMTVRVRLTADGESATLMTVESTFPTSEAMEQLVSMGMAEGMSAAMGQIDVLLADPTT from the coding sequence ATGACCGTGATCGACGTTCAGAAGAACCCTGAGGCCCTGGCGCTGACGATCACCGCGCGGTTCGACGCGTCACCGGCGCGGGTGTGGCAGGTCTGGCAGGACCCTCGTCAGCTGGAGCGGTGGTGGGGGCCGCCGACCTACCCCGCGACCGTTGTCGACCATGACCTGAGCCCCGGTGGCGCGGTCACGTACTTCATGACCGGGCCGGAAGGTGACAAGCACTACGGATGGTGGCGTGTCCTGACTGTCGACAGCCCGAACCGGCTGGAGTTCGAGGACGGCTTCGCCGACGACGCCGGCCGGCCCAACCCGGACATGCCGACCATGACCGTCCGTGTGCGGCTCACCGCGGACGGCGAGTCAGCCACCCTGATGACGGTCGAGAGCACGTTCCCCACTTCCGAGGCGATGGAACAGCTCGTCTCCATGGGTATGGCCGAGGGCATGTCCGCGGCCATGGGCCAGATCGACGTCCTGCTGGCCGATCCCACAACCTGA
- a CDS encoding helix-turn-helix domain-containing protein codes for MAIIVDLDVQLARHNLSVGEFAAAVGITPANIAVLKNGRAKAVRFTTLDAICRTLDCQPGDVLRWVPDDDTNDG; via the coding sequence ATGGCGATCATCGTCGACCTCGACGTCCAGCTCGCCAGACACAACCTGTCGGTCGGCGAGTTCGCCGCCGCCGTCGGCATCACGCCCGCCAACATCGCCGTACTGAAGAACGGCCGCGCGAAGGCGGTGCGGTTCACGACCCTCGACGCGATCTGCCGCACGCTCGACTGCCAGCCCGGCGACGTACTTCGCTGGGTTCCCGACGACGACACGAACGACGGCTGA
- the secD gene encoding protein translocase subunit SecD, translated as MTRAIRVRAFFALAVLALSLYITLTVPVRLGLDLRGGTQIVLETRDSPTAKADSEATDRTLEVLRHRIDALGVAEPTIARSGDNRIIVELPGIQDPREAANVLGRTAQLAFHPVLGTADTGETSRQPLPKKPAELVLPDESGRPVRLGPSALTGADVDSAEARIDQQSGVGWYVGVDFKGAGGDAWARLTGEAACRPAGDPARRVAIVLDDKVISSPQVNSSVACRTGIAGGSTQITGSFSRDEARELGLLINGGALPVPVETVEQRTVGPTLGATAIEASARAAVIGTALTSLFIIAVYRLLGALAAVALACYGVISYSALAALGATLTLPGLAGFVLAIGMAVDANVLVFERAREEYAARQSKGLRAALTAGFRNAFSAIADSNITTLIAAGLLFFLASGPVRGFGVTLGIGVLASMLSALVITRVLADYAVARRSVRRRPRLTGIADTGRVRDWLVRRNPDLMGRRRTWLAASAAALVLATSGIALRGLDFGVEFTGGRLMEYATSTPVDADRARDALADAGLPRAVVQTSGDGDLSVRTDQLSNAEAVKVDRAIGDLAGSAEKIRDELIGPSLGDELRRGALIALASALAAQLLYLAVRFRWTFGTSAVAAMAHDALILIGVFAWLGKPIDGVFLAALLTVIGYSVNDSVVVFDRIRELSAGDRKTPFSRLANTAILQTLPRTVNTGMGAVFILSALTLLGGDSLTDFALALLIGIVVGTYSSMFTAAPLAIELHAHSAPPPSVTPRSTPRGAAAI; from the coding sequence TTGACGCGCGCCATCCGCGTGCGGGCGTTCTTCGCCCTTGCCGTTCTCGCCCTGTCGCTCTACATCACGCTGACCGTGCCGGTCCGCCTCGGACTCGATCTGCGCGGCGGCACTCAGATCGTCCTGGAAACCCGGGATTCGCCCACAGCCAAGGCCGACTCGGAGGCCACCGACCGCACTTTGGAAGTGCTGCGCCACCGCATCGACGCACTCGGCGTCGCCGAACCCACCATCGCCCGTTCCGGGGACAACCGGATCATCGTCGAACTGCCCGGCATCCAGGACCCGCGTGAGGCCGCCAACGTCCTGGGCCGTACCGCCCAACTCGCCTTCCATCCGGTCCTCGGTACCGCGGACACCGGCGAAACCTCACGTCAGCCGCTGCCCAAGAAGCCGGCGGAACTCGTCCTGCCCGACGAATCCGGCCGGCCCGTGCGCCTGGGCCCGTCGGCACTCACCGGCGCGGACGTCGACAGCGCCGAGGCGCGCATCGACCAGCAGAGCGGGGTCGGCTGGTACGTCGGCGTCGACTTCAAGGGAGCGGGCGGCGACGCCTGGGCCCGACTGACGGGCGAGGCGGCGTGCCGTCCCGCCGGCGATCCCGCCCGCCGCGTGGCCATCGTCCTGGACGACAAGGTCATCTCCTCACCCCAGGTCAACTCCTCCGTCGCCTGCCGTACGGGCATCGCCGGCGGATCCACCCAGATCACCGGCTCCTTCAGCCGGGACGAGGCACGCGAACTGGGCCTGCTCATCAACGGCGGAGCCCTGCCGGTGCCGGTCGAGACCGTCGAACAGCGCACTGTGGGCCCGACCCTGGGCGCCACCGCCATCGAGGCCAGTGCCCGGGCCGCCGTCATCGGCACCGCGCTGACCTCGCTCTTCATCATCGCCGTCTACCGGCTCCTCGGCGCCCTGGCCGCCGTGGCCCTGGCCTGCTACGGAGTCATCTCCTACTCGGCTCTCGCCGCGCTCGGCGCCACTCTCACCCTCCCGGGGCTCGCCGGGTTCGTCCTGGCCATCGGTATGGCCGTCGACGCCAATGTGCTCGTCTTCGAGCGGGCCCGCGAGGAATACGCGGCCCGCCAGAGCAAGGGCCTGCGCGCCGCCCTCACCGCCGGATTCCGCAACGCGTTCAGCGCCATCGCCGACTCGAACATCACCACGCTCATCGCCGCGGGCCTGCTCTTCTTCCTCGCCTCCGGACCCGTCCGCGGCTTCGGCGTCACCCTGGGCATCGGCGTTCTCGCCTCCATGCTCAGCGCCCTGGTCATCACCCGCGTCCTCGCCGACTACGCGGTCGCCCGGCGATCCGTACGACGCCGTCCCCGTCTCACCGGCATCGCGGACACCGGAAGGGTCCGCGACTGGCTCGTCCGCCGCAATCCCGACCTGATGGGCCGCCGACGCACCTGGCTGGCCGCGTCCGCTGCCGCGCTCGTCCTGGCCACCTCGGGCATCGCGCTCCGGGGGCTGGACTTCGGCGTCGAGTTCACCGGCGGACGGCTCATGGAGTACGCCACTTCCACCCCTGTGGACGCCGACCGCGCCCGGGACGCCCTGGCCGACGCGGGTCTGCCCCGCGCGGTCGTCCAGACCTCCGGCGACGGCGACCTCTCCGTACGCACGGATCAACTGTCCAACGCAGAGGCGGTGAAGGTGGACAGGGCGATCGGTGACCTCGCGGGCAGTGCCGAGAAGATCCGCGACGAGCTCATCGGCCCCAGCCTCGGGGACGAACTGCGCCGAGGAGCTCTCATCGCCCTCGCCTCTGCCCTGGCCGCCCAGTTGCTGTATCTCGCGGTGCGTTTCCGCTGGACCTTCGGCACATCCGCGGTCGCGGCGATGGCTCACGACGCCCTGATCCTCATCGGTGTCTTCGCCTGGCTCGGCAAACCGATCGACGGCGTCTTCCTCGCGGCGCTGCTGACCGTGATCGGATACTCCGTCAACGACTCCGTCGTCGTCTTCGACCGGATCAGGGAGCTGTCGGCCGGCGACCGGAAGACGCCTTTCTCACGCCTCGCCAACACCGCGATCCTGCAAACGCTCCCCCGCACGGTGAACACGGGCATGGGAGCCGTGTTCATCCTCTCCGCCCTCACCCTGCTGGGCGGAGACTCCCTGACCGACTTCGCCCTCGCGCTGCTCATCGGCATCGTCGTGGGCACGTACTCGTCGATGTTCACCGCCGCACCCCTGGCCATCGAACTCCACGCCCACAGCGCGCCGCCGCCCAGCGTCACACCCCGATCAACCCCGCGCGGCGCGGCAGCGATCTAG